The Cicer arietinum cultivar CDC Frontier isolate Library 1 chromosome 1, Cicar.CDCFrontier_v2.0, whole genome shotgun sequence genome contains the following window.
TAGTTTTTCTGATTGTAAATCTATAAGCCCTTCAGCAAAATTATCtttatggatctgaatgtataGCAGTCAACAAACATGACTTATCCAACAGCATATTTGCAGTCTCAAAGAactgtcaaaattaatttccttgttgtttatattaattaaatcagAGTACCTAGCACACATAAACAATGCATACAACATTCTGGGACTTCAACGTACCTGGGAGAAAGCTCAAAACTCCTAATGCTAAAAGTCCATAAGCTTGAGACCGTTCTCCACCCATATGACCAGTGAAAATAAAGTATGATAGAAACAGAAGTCCTGTACCAAGAAATAACAGGAAGATTGCAAGGGCAATAGATTTCCAGGGAACTCTTTCCAAGGCTTTCGGCATGTAATCAAATCGAGGGTCAAATGGCCTACTTTGATCACCAATATAATCATCCTCATCTGTGGGAAGAGAGCTGTAACGAACACGTCTAGTTGCCATATCCAATCTTTCTTAGTTCTATGTTCCTAAGATTGTCAATCCAAAATGATCTGAGATCCTCAacccaaataaaaaaaactcatgTTAGATTTAGAGCCTGAGACACAGACTAACAGATACAGGGCCGGTCCTACGATATTTGGTGCCCTAAGCTAACTATAAAAATGAAACTTCGTgatcattatattttttcttgcaaaaacagtaataatttattcattataatcaaaattcttcaaaaaatCATTTGCAAGTCATGATTTCAAGGCTACAGTTAAAAAACCACAtgaaaatcaatctcaaatcagagaaaaaaatcaagtcacaatttttgaaaaaaatcccTTCTCCTCCTCCACAAAGTAGGCGATGTTTCAAAAACATAACATAATAGAAGAACAataattcaatgaaacaaaacaccaaaaaaaacaatcaaaacaaCCATTGAAACAGCATAAAAGAagaataaataagagaaaaaacttGGTAAGGATGAATAGAAATGAACCAAAACTAATCGATTGAGAATGAATGAAGCACGGTGCCGTGTTGCCGGAAAACGGTGCCGGAAGGTGGGTGATGGCAAAGTGAGGATGGTTTTGGAGTTTTGGGTGAAAGGGTAGATGGAATAGTAAGTAACGAGAgtaaaaagagaaaacaaaactatttatatggtttttagttttaatagaAAACCATCTCAAGTTAAGGTAGAAAAATAACACtcaacattttaataattttaatttagtgtAACGCGTTTTAATAGATATTATTATGtaaattatatcaatattatgaaaataattaaatgttatcAATAACttactattataatttttaattttgattgagttgttaaaatatctatattgatttttaatttattttaaaataattttgttatcaagattataataattattttattttacataaattttaagatgTGTGAAACGTAGTTTTTATTCATTATCATATAAtggtttaattattatatttatttgtactTTATTCTGGATAaagtattattttaacaaactcataatttattataatatttacatttgatttaataatcaaaattaaaattatatactaaaGTGAATAGTTGACATTAAAATAGCTAAAAGATCAAATAATAATGTTTTCATTGGCctttagttttagttttatttaatcATGATTATAAAGAAATCCAATGAGGTGTTTTAGACATTcatttatgttatatattgtGATTTATTCACTTTTACTAAAATTCATCTCTCTTATTAATACTATGTATTTTTTTCACCGTTGAAAATCAACATTTATGTGACAATTAAATTGACGTTTAAAGGGGTTATAATGTTACAAGCACCTCAATTAGTAGTAGGTCCAAATGTATGTAAACTTAACTCTTAAGTCATAGTTTCGATTTTCACGTAAGacaaaaattagttaattttcAAGAAATAGAGGACGGGAAGACCATAAATAAGAGTGTCGAGATCGAGTGTTTACAAAAAAGGTGAACTCCTAGGGGTTAAGTCAACGGTTAATTCACTCTCATTATCAATTGAACTAGACAAACTCGCTAATTTTCAATGATGGAAAATGGGGACAAGAAGATCGTGAATAATAATATCGATAAGAGGGATTAGATTGTTACACCTTGTGGTCCTTGTCTGACTCAAAGTATTGAAATATGTAGTTGCAAGTAGAAAATACTTAATTTAAGCACACAAAAACCATACACTAATACTTGCTTTGTTGTTCTCTTTGAAGATTAACATGTTAAAGAAAGATAATTATATCCACTCTCAAAATACAAGTCTTTGTTATATGCATGGTCTTTGAAAACCAAGTGACTTCTTTAACAGAAAAAACAATGAGTACAATTCAATTAGTGCACTTGCTCCACAAAATAAAGTGACTTCTTTAAAAGAAAACTTCTGCAATGAACTTTTTAGATTTGTTGGAACACAAAGTTTGATTGAAAGAGAGTAACCAATCGattgataagaaaaataatgtgtttggtCCTATTAATAGTTCAATAAGTAGA
Protein-coding sequences here:
- the LOC101515587 gene encoding uncharacterized protein → MATRRVRYSSLPTDEDDYIGDQSRPFDPRFDYMPKALERVPWKSIALAIFLLFLGTGLLFLSYFIFTGHMGGERSQAYGLLALGVLSFLPGFYETRLAYYAWRGAKGYRFSAIPDY